The proteins below are encoded in one region of Sphingobacterium sp. R2:
- a CDS encoding response regulator — protein sequence MDKVISVIIVDDHPLVLNGFEFILKNSADIVLLGTFTSSADALAFLQTHPVDIVLVDINMPGMNGIDTTAIIKKDYPNTHVIAISNLNEGSIALRMLQAGALGYLLKNVSAEDLIQGIHSVHRGEQVLSREMNFILQGNQQDSVPKITEREREVLKWMAQGYTTPKIGELMFISPLTVESHRRNLLQKFSVSNSASLIHKATEMKFI from the coding sequence ATGGATAAGGTTATTTCAGTTATTATCGTAGACGATCATCCACTCGTACTGAATGGATTTGAATTTATTTTGAAGAACAGCGCAGACATCGTTTTACTGGGCACATTTACCTCCTCGGCTGATGCTTTAGCTTTTCTTCAAACCCACCCTGTCGATATTGTTTTGGTCGACATCAACATGCCCGGCATGAATGGTATCGATACCACTGCAATCATAAAAAAGGATTATCCCAATACCCATGTTATTGCGATCAGCAACCTCAATGAAGGCAGCATCGCCCTTCGTATGCTACAGGCGGGAGCTCTGGGTTATCTTCTCAAAAATGTCTCTGCCGAAGACTTAATTCAAGGTATACATTCCGTTCATCGGGGTGAACAGGTGCTCAGCCGCGAAATGAACTTTATATTACAAGGTAATCAGCAAGATTCTGTTCCAAAGATTACAGAAAGAGAGCGCGAGGTACTTAAATGGATGGCACAAGGCTATACCACGCCCAAAATTGGCGAATTGATGTTTATCAGCCCATTGACTGTGGAAAGTCATCGGCGAAATCTGCTACAAAAATTCTCCGTGAGCAATTCGGCCTCCTTGATTCACAAAGCTACGGAAATGAAGTTTATCTAA